Proteins encoded within one genomic window of Lysinibacillus louembei:
- a CDS encoding VanZ family protein, translating into MIQSFLVSMLLYCVLTLPIYGLLRFLWMRRRIVHKQRETVMLLFFCFCISIFSQTILPEYWFENGRIVLQLEPAFLRHNFTPFQTISLYMTQLHGPIAEIAFYNLAGNIILFIPFGFFIPLLWTNMRSMWKMLFVSLAIPLFIEGTQLFIGRSTDVDDILLNAIAIVMGYILYQIAQFLRKKVVTSGATLLK; encoded by the coding sequence ATGATTCAGTCTTTTTTAGTTAGCATGCTTTTATATTGTGTGCTGACACTTCCGATTTACGGATTATTGCGCTTTCTTTGGATGAGGCGGCGCATTGTGCATAAGCAACGTGAAACCGTGATGCTATTATTTTTCTGCTTCTGCATTAGCATTTTTTCGCAAACGATTTTGCCAGAGTATTGGTTTGAAAATGGGCGCATCGTTTTGCAATTGGAGCCAGCTTTCTTACGGCATAATTTCACCCCTTTTCAAACAATCTCTTTGTATATGACCCAACTGCATGGACCGATAGCCGAGATTGCCTTTTATAATTTAGCAGGCAATATTATTTTATTTATTCCATTTGGCTTTTTTATCCCTTTATTATGGACAAATATGCGTAGCATGTGGAAAATGCTGTTCGTTTCGTTAGCAATTCCACTGTTTATAGAGGGCACCCAGCTTTTTATCGGTCGCAGTACAGATGTGGATGATATTTTATTAAATGCGATTGCCATTGTGATGGGCTATATTTTGTATCAGATTGCGCAATTTCTAAGAAAAAAGGTTGTAACATCAGGGGCAACTCTTTTAAAATAA
- a CDS encoding DUF4303 domain-containing protein, with protein sequence MRQQIKLAVREAYTTMYEALKNEQIYAVVLVTDGDCGSLYLTLGTEKSLLQIGENYGDNPEDYRFLKDEFLHEDDTELLQKLSLELLNRALNAGEQFASHKAEIHTMMSDTLYELKQEGIIDKNIFAFISATDDTDDEGLEISSAKRCNPNHPLLPVFLHNWQQ encoded by the coding sequence ATGAGGCAGCAGATTAAATTGGCCGTACGTGAAGCCTATACAACGATGTATGAAGCACTAAAGAACGAACAAATATATGCAGTCGTGTTAGTAACAGACGGTGATTGTGGCAGCCTTTATTTAACGCTAGGCACAGAAAAATCACTTCTTCAAATTGGTGAAAATTATGGAGACAATCCAGAAGATTATCGCTTTTTAAAAGACGAATTTTTGCATGAGGATGATACGGAATTATTACAAAAATTAAGTCTTGAGCTTTTAAATAGAGCATTAAATGCGGGTGAACAATTTGCCTCGCATAAAGCAGAAATCCATACAATGATGAGCGATACGCTATATGAATTAAAGCAAGAGGGCATTATTGACAAAAATATTTTTGCATTTATTTCTGCAACAGACGATACTGACGATGAAGGGTTAGAAATATCATCAGCCAAACGCTGTAATCCAAATCATCCATTACTCCCCGTTTTTTTACACAATTGGCAACAATAA
- a CDS encoding UDP-N-acetylmuramoyl-L-alanyl-D-glutamate--2,6-diaminopimelate ligase, whose product MRVEELISAIPQKKILGVLPSYIGDIAVDSRSVQPQSAFICIKGYTVDGHDYAQRAVDAGATLIVAEKELTLTGNVAQLIVPSSERALGLLSARFFGYPSEGLMMIGVTGTNGKTSVTGIIHNILMGLGKKSALAGTIGFNLNGTLYESANTTSDALSTQQMIYRAKEEGCDAMVMEVSSHGLALGRLAGVDYDVAIFTNLTHDHLDFHGTMEAYGNTKGLLFSQLGQDLRKDKHVVLNADDQWSAHYQTLTPFPVWTYGLHSAADFYASNCRYEDGMTYFTMQTPEGTYDVAMHLLGEFNVYNVLAATAALYARQFSLHEIIEQIEQLPPVKGRMEKVQTDLPIQIFIDYAHTPDAIEKAINAALPYKGETSKLIFLIGTGGNRDKSKRPAMAEKASVADYVILTTDDPRYEEYESITSDLAKGMLHEQYACIGDRAEAVRHAIKIAEAGDIIIFAGKGHEDYQIIENTKYPHSDADIAIAEGKVKFV is encoded by the coding sequence ATGCGCGTAGAGGAATTAATAAGTGCCATTCCACAAAAGAAGATACTCGGCGTATTGCCTAGCTATATTGGGGACATTGCAGTTGATTCAAGAAGTGTACAGCCGCAAAGTGCATTTATTTGTATCAAAGGCTACACGGTGGATGGGCACGATTATGCGCAAAGGGCAGTTGATGCAGGTGCGACTTTGATTGTAGCGGAGAAAGAATTGACCCTAACAGGCAATGTTGCACAGCTCATCGTTCCAAGTTCAGAGCGAGCGCTTGGCTTATTATCTGCACGATTTTTCGGTTATCCATCTGAAGGATTAATGATGATTGGGGTAACGGGAACGAATGGCAAAACGAGCGTTACAGGCATTATCCATAATATTTTAATGGGCTTAGGCAAAAAATCAGCACTGGCAGGAACCATCGGCTTTAATTTGAATGGTACGCTGTATGAATCAGCAAATACGACAAGCGATGCCTTGAGTACCCAGCAAATGATTTATCGTGCCAAAGAAGAGGGCTGTGATGCAATGGTAATGGAAGTGTCATCACATGGCTTAGCTTTAGGTCGTTTAGCAGGCGTTGATTATGATGTAGCGATTTTTACGAATTTAACACATGATCATTTAGATTTTCATGGCACGATGGAGGCATATGGCAATACAAAGGGGCTGCTGTTTTCACAGTTAGGTCAAGATTTGCGTAAAGATAAGCATGTTGTGTTAAACGCAGATGATCAATGGTCAGCACATTATCAAACGTTAACACCATTTCCAGTGTGGACATATGGGCTACATAGCGCTGCTGACTTCTATGCTTCCAATTGCCGTTATGAGGATGGCATGACGTATTTTACGATGCAAACACCTGAAGGTACCTACGATGTGGCGATGCATTTACTTGGAGAGTTCAATGTCTACAATGTATTGGCAGCGACTGCAGCCTTGTATGCACGCCAGTTTTCATTGCATGAAATTATTGAGCAAATTGAGCAGCTCCCACCGGTAAAAGGGCGCATGGAAAAAGTACAAACTGATTTGCCTATCCAAATTTTTATTGATTACGCACATACACCAGATGCAATTGAAAAAGCGATTAATGCAGCACTGCCGTATAAAGGTGAAACGAGCAAATTAATTTTTCTTATCGGCACGGGCGGCAACCGCGACAAATCGAAGCGCCCTGCGATGGCAGAAAAAGCTTCTGTTGCGGATTATGTCATTTTAACGACAGATGACCCACGCTATGAGGAATATGAGAGCATCACAAGCGATTTAGCAAAAGGTATGTTGCATGAGCAATATGCATGTATTGGTGACCGCGCAGAGGCAGTACGCCATGCTATCAAAATTGCAGAAGCAGGGGATATTATCATTTTTGCGGGTAAAGGGCATGAGGATTACCAAATTATCGAGAATACAAAATATCCACATAGCGACGCAGACATTGCAATTGCAGAGGGAAAAGTGAAGTTTGTTTAG
- a CDS encoding M42 family metallopeptidase, whose product MTSLFNQQETLSLLEKLVKIASPSGYTTNIMRFMGEFLKEHNISYTKTNKGAIIVTFEGENNEQHRLLTAHTDTLGAMVKEVKSSGRLKLAMIGGFNWNAVEGEYCTIHTADGKTVRGTILMHETTVHVYRGADSLKRDENHIEVRIDEKVLNADDTRALGIEVGDFVSFDVRYEETASGFVKSRHLDDKASTTLLLQLMKYVKANDVKLPYTTHFYISNNEEIGYGGNSNIPAQVVEYIAVDMGAIGDGQTSDEYTVSICAKDATGPYHYELTQHLVQLAKKGNIPYKLDIYPYYGSDASAAIRAGFDIRHALFGPGIEASHAYERTHVDSLQATAELLYAYVTSPMVEMGE is encoded by the coding sequence ATGACGAGTCTATTTAATCAACAAGAAACATTATCATTATTAGAGAAATTAGTAAAAATTGCAAGCCCATCTGGTTATACGACAAATATTATGCGCTTTATGGGAGAGTTTTTGAAGGAGCATAATATTTCTTATACAAAAACGAATAAAGGAGCAATTATCGTTACATTTGAAGGGGAAAATAATGAACAGCACCGTTTATTAACAGCACATACCGATACGCTGGGTGCGATGGTGAAGGAAGTGAAGTCAAGCGGTCGTTTAAAGCTAGCAATGATCGGTGGCTTTAATTGGAATGCAGTAGAGGGCGAATACTGTACGATTCATACAGCAGATGGTAAGACGGTACGTGGTACGATTTTAATGCATGAAACGACGGTGCACGTGTACCGTGGAGCAGATAGCTTAAAGCGTGATGAAAACCATATTGAAGTACGCATTGATGAAAAGGTATTAAATGCAGATGATACGCGTGCTCTAGGTATTGAAGTAGGTGATTTTGTGTCATTTGATGTGCGTTATGAGGAAACAGCATCGGGCTTTGTGAAATCGCGTCATTTGGATGATAAAGCAAGTACAACATTGCTGTTACAATTAATGAAATATGTAAAAGCAAACGATGTGAAGCTACCATATACGACACATTTTTATATTTCTAACAATGAAGAAATCGGCTATGGCGGTAATTCCAATATTCCAGCACAGGTAGTTGAATATATTGCAGTAGATATGGGGGCAATTGGCGATGGTCAAACATCTGATGAATATACAGTGTCAATTTGTGCAAAGGATGCAACAGGGCCATATCATTATGAGTTAACACAGCATCTAGTACAGCTGGCGAAGAAAGGTAATATTCCTTATAAGCTCGATATTTATCCATATTACGGCTCAGATGCCTCAGCAGCAATTCGAGCAGGCTTTGATATTCGTCATGCTTTGTTCGGACCAGGCATCGAAGCATCGCATGCCTATGAGCGCACACATGTTGATTCATTACAGGCGACAGCTGAATTATTATATGCATATGTAACATCGCCAATGGTTGAAATGGGGGAATAG
- a CDS encoding PAS domain S-box protein, with translation MRPLTIIHKRNLFIYYSLFICSIFFILLNLFDIVHYSHSYTLFIIMTITAIGLLLYKKVHARLIQALLIVAWNTVLILLTIDSGQLLFLLGFLYLLLIVNAYQSYMLNTILAIIFVLEIAWIVVFKHPNIQLHHSVQIFIFFTLFLCIVGLLQTLYVKRLWLYEEKRNMDKQLELSSTEAYLKLFFNYAEDAMAVFDLNNKIIEVNAAFEKMYGWTREECIGKSIQLVAPENIEAANERFSKLLQGERYRLLETKDMRKDGTVFDAQISLAPIYNSYGDMLAVSVISRDISYLKENERLTLQSEKLKLAGEIAAGVAHEIRNPMTVISGFIQMMNEDLQSPYRAYTGLIQSEIERIDLIISEFLVLSKPLAEQKNRLNLSEIIEDVFHFFEFQLEQRQIQLIQQLSKEALFVYGNANQIKQVFINIVKNAIEAIDNDGTVTLISCHDEGFAFIEIADTGEGIPQHLLDYVFEPFYTTKATGTGLGMMISNKIIREHGGIIHIHSEEKVGTKITLKIPLHQQIKEGA, from the coding sequence ATGCGACCACTGACAATCATACATAAACGCAATTTATTCATTTATTATTCACTTTTCATTTGTTCTATATTTTTTATTTTGCTCAATTTATTTGATATTGTGCACTATTCCCATAGTTATACACTATTTATCATTATGACAATAACAGCTATTGGTCTGTTACTTTATAAAAAAGTGCATGCGCGATTAATTCAAGCTCTATTAATTGTAGCTTGGAATACAGTACTCATCCTTTTAACAATTGATAGCGGACAACTATTATTTTTGCTTGGCTTTTTATATTTGCTACTTATCGTCAACGCTTATCAGTCATATATGTTAAATACGATTTTAGCTATTATATTTGTGCTAGAAATTGCTTGGATAGTTGTTTTCAAGCATCCCAATATTCAGCTTCATCATTCTGTACAAATCTTTATTTTTTTCACATTATTTTTATGTATTGTCGGTCTATTGCAAACGTTATATGTCAAAAGGCTTTGGCTTTATGAGGAAAAAAGAAATATGGATAAGCAGCTAGAGCTTTCTTCAACTGAAGCTTATTTAAAGCTATTTTTTAACTACGCTGAAGATGCCATGGCCGTATTCGATTTAAATAATAAAATTATTGAAGTCAATGCTGCATTTGAAAAAATGTACGGCTGGACGAGAGAGGAATGCATCGGCAAGTCTATTCAGCTTGTGGCACCTGAAAATATTGAAGCTGCTAATGAACGATTTTCGAAGCTGCTACAGGGCGAACGCTACCGTTTGCTTGAAACAAAGGATATGCGCAAAGATGGGACTGTTTTCGATGCGCAAATTTCGCTAGCACCTATTTATAATTCCTATGGAGATATGCTAGCTGTTTCAGTTATTTCAAGGGATATTTCCTATTTGAAGGAAAATGAAAGGCTCACTTTGCAATCAGAAAAATTAAAATTAGCTGGAGAAATCGCTGCAGGTGTAGCACATGAAATTCGCAATCCGATGACGGTAATCTCTGGTTTTATTCAAATGATGAATGAAGACCTACAATCGCCATATAGAGCATACACTGGTCTTATTCAATCCGAAATTGAGCGCATTGATTTAATTATCTCTGAATTTTTAGTGCTCTCCAAACCATTAGCTGAACAAAAGAACAGATTGAATTTATCAGAAATTATAGAGGATGTTTTTCACTTTTTTGAATTTCAACTGGAGCAGCGCCAAATTCAATTAATTCAGCAGCTTAGCAAAGAAGCACTCTTTGTCTATGGCAACGCCAATCAAATTAAGCAAGTGTTTATTAATATCGTTAAAAATGCGATTGAAGCCATTGATAACGATGGCACTGTTACATTAATTAGCTGTCATGATGAAGGCTTTGCTTTTATTGAAATTGCTGATACTGGTGAAGGTATTCCACAGCATTTACTCGACTATGTTTTCGAGCCATTTTATACAACAAAGGCTACTGGCACAGGGTTGGGTATGATGATTTCCAATAAAATTATTCGTGAGCATGGTGGCATCATTCATATTCACAGTGAGGAGAAAGTCGGCACAAAAATTACGCTGAAAATCCCGCTACATCAACAAATAAAAGAAGGGGCTTAA
- a CDS encoding aldehyde dehydrogenase, translating to MNFTAQDVENMIAAQRSFYFSGATKNIEFRKAQLLKLKATIQKYEKDITAALKLDLNKSEFEAYATEIGIVLDSITHMVKNIDEWAMPIAVKTPVHFQPGKSYIVRDPYGTVLIIGPFNYPFQLVMEPLLGAIIGGNTAIIKPSEATVHTTKIIKQIIAETFEENYIHVVEGEKDEVEALIHASFDFIFFTGSVATGKVIMRAAADRLTPIVLELGGKSPAIVDQTANLQVAAKRIVWGKFTNNGQTCVAPDYVLVHSSVYKKFMKILKQTITAFYGENPQQSDDYGRIVHVRHFDKLNTILEAEAERITFGGTADREDLYIAPTIVEGAGWDSKVMEDEIFGPILPIMAYNDLANAIHAIRRLPKPLAAYLFTENDNAREYFLQELPFGGGCINDIMAHVGNTHLPFGGVGPSGMGAYHGEASFECFTHPKSILQRSTKLATNLLFPPYKQKVKLIRRVMK from the coding sequence ATGAATTTTACGGCTCAAGATGTAGAAAATATGATAGCGGCGCAACGTAGCTTCTATTTTTCAGGTGCTACAAAAAATATAGAATTTCGCAAAGCACAATTGCTTAAATTAAAAGCAACGATTCAAAAATATGAAAAAGATATTACTGCCGCATTGAAGCTTGATTTAAATAAAAGCGAATTTGAAGCGTACGCAACAGAAATTGGCATTGTTCTAGATAGCATTACACATATGGTGAAAAATATTGATGAATGGGCGATGCCTATTGCTGTAAAAACACCTGTTCACTTTCAGCCAGGCAAAAGCTATATTGTACGTGATCCATACGGTACCGTGTTAATTATTGGGCCGTTTAATTATCCATTCCAGCTTGTGATGGAGCCATTGCTTGGTGCAATTATCGGTGGGAATACGGCAATTATTAAGCCATCTGAAGCGACTGTGCATACGACAAAAATAATTAAGCAAATTATTGCTGAAACTTTTGAAGAGAATTATATACATGTTGTAGAAGGCGAAAAGGACGAAGTGGAAGCATTAATTCATGCATCCTTTGACTTTATTTTCTTTACAGGTAGTGTGGCAACGGGCAAAGTAATTATGCGTGCTGCTGCTGATAGGTTGACGCCTATCGTCTTAGAGCTAGGTGGAAAAAGCCCTGCAATTGTCGATCAAACAGCCAATTTACAAGTTGCAGCAAAACGCATTGTATGGGGTAAATTCACAAATAACGGGCAAACATGTGTAGCACCTGACTATGTTTTAGTGCATAGCTCAGTGTATAAAAAATTTATGAAAATTTTAAAGCAAACGATTACTGCATTTTATGGAGAAAATCCGCAGCAAAGCGATGATTATGGTCGTATTGTTCATGTACGTCATTTCGATAAGCTTAATACGATATTGGAGGCGGAGGCTGAACGTATTACGTTTGGTGGCACGGCGGATCGTGAAGATTTATATATTGCACCAACAATTGTCGAAGGTGCTGGCTGGGATAGCAAGGTAATGGAGGATGAAATTTTCGGACCAATTTTACCGATTATGGCATATAACGATTTAGCGAATGCGATTCATGCGATTCGCCGCTTGCCAAAACCTTTAGCAGCTTATTTATTTACAGAAAACGATAATGCACGTGAATATTTCCTTCAAGAGCTACCATTTGGAGGAGGCTGTATCAATGATATTATGGCACATGTAGGCAATACACATTTACCATTTGGGGGTGTGGGACCATCTGGAATGGGTGCTTATCATGGGGAAGCAAGCTTTGAATGCTTCACGCATCCGAAATCGATTTTACAGCGTTCAACAAAGCTTGCAACAAACTTACTGTTCCCACCTTATAAGCAAAAGGTGAAGCTGATTCGTAGAGTGATGAAGTAA
- a CDS encoding YceI family protein, translating to MANWTVDQSHSSIGFSVKHMMVSKVKGAFEAYSAQIEATDLADLSTANISFTIDTASINTRNEDRDNHLKSADFFDAEQFPTITFKSTAIEKSGDDYKLTGDLTIKDVTKPITFDVEFNGKGTNPWGQEVYGFEAEAKINREEFGLTWNAALETGGVLVGKDIKISVELEVNPA from the coding sequence ATGGCAAACTGGACAGTAGATCAATCACACTCAAGCATTGGATTTAGCGTAAAACACATGATGGTATCAAAGGTAAAAGGGGCTTTTGAAGCTTATTCAGCGCAAATTGAAGCAACTGATTTAGCAGATTTATCAACTGCTAATATTTCATTTACTATTGATACAGCAAGCATCAATACACGTAATGAAGATCGCGATAACCATTTAAAATCAGCAGATTTCTTTGATGCAGAGCAATTCCCAACAATTACATTCAAATCAACTGCAATCGAAAAATCAGGCGATGATTATAAATTAACAGGCGATTTAACGATTAAAGATGTAACAAAGCCTATTACATTTGATGTAGAATTTAACGGTAAAGGCACAAACCCATGGGGTCAAGAAGTATACGGCTTTGAAGCAGAAGCAAAAATTAATCGTGAAGAATTTGGTCTAACATGGAACGCAGCACTTGAAACAGGTGGTGTACTTGTAGGGAAAGATATTAAAATTTCAGTTGAGTTAGAAGTAAACCCAGCGTAA
- the srtB gene encoding class B sortase — MKVKLIQAICIIVFFISAAGIVRYFYSYKQIEQELEQVQEVYEEASIEKTGVDMKFIELQKINQEIVGWLRLECTQLDNPVLQTNNNDFYLHHNYAGEKSRAGSIFMDYRNEINARHTILYGHVMRNGTMFGELAKFAEQNYVEAHPYFIYETPSERYRLEVFAAYETTTDFYYIETEFTDTSYAEFLQTIQQKSQIMMPVTVTANDSIITLSTCTTSPNDDERFVVHAKITVEK; from the coding sequence ATGAAGGTGAAACTAATTCAAGCCATTTGTATAATTGTCTTTTTCATTTCAGCTGCAGGCATTGTGCGGTATTTTTATAGCTATAAGCAAATTGAGCAGGAGCTAGAGCAAGTACAGGAAGTGTATGAGGAGGCTTCTATTGAGAAAACTGGGGTTGACATGAAGTTTATTGAGCTGCAAAAAATTAACCAAGAGATTGTTGGGTGGCTTCGTTTAGAATGCACACAGCTCGATAATCCTGTACTACAAACAAATAATAATGATTTTTATTTGCATCATAATTATGCAGGTGAAAAAAGTCGTGCAGGTAGTATTTTTATGGATTACCGCAATGAGATAAATGCACGCCATACAATTTTATATGGACATGTGATGCGCAATGGCACGATGTTTGGAGAGCTCGCGAAATTTGCAGAACAAAATTATGTGGAGGCACATCCATATTTTATTTACGAAACACCAAGTGAGCGCTATCGCCTTGAAGTATTTGCTGCCTATGAAACAACGACTGATTTTTATTATATTGAAACAGAATTTACCGATACATCCTATGCGGAATTTTTACAGACGATTCAACAAAAATCGCAAATTATGATGCCTGTTACTGTGACAGCAAATGACAGCATTATTACATTGTCTACATGTACGACATCTCCAAATGATGATGAGCGCTTTGTTGTACATGCCAAAATAACAGTAGAAAAATAA
- a CDS encoding ABC transporter ATP-binding protein produces MELQKIIVSHDGKKQHLQNISTAIQHGKITTIIGPNGCGKSTLLNVMARNNSPVQGKATLDNKDLVDYKPKEFAQKFAIVYQQNDIPQDLSVERLVGYGRMPYHSLLKKNEVKDQQAVDWALACTSLSEKRHYDLSALSGGERQRVWIAMALAQQSELLCLDEPTTYLDIYYQLELLELVKELNEKHGLTIVMVLHDINQAIRYSDHIILMSAGRIVAEGAPRDVITKETVKDVYGVEAIFHEDVVLGLYMVPIGI; encoded by the coding sequence GTGGAATTACAAAAAATTATTGTCTCACATGACGGTAAAAAGCAGCATTTACAAAATATATCGACAGCCATTCAGCACGGCAAAATTACAACAATTATTGGACCAAATGGCTGTGGTAAATCGACATTATTGAATGTAATGGCACGCAACAATTCTCCGGTACAAGGTAAAGCAACGCTAGACAATAAAGATTTAGTGGACTATAAGCCAAAGGAATTTGCACAAAAATTTGCGATTGTGTATCAGCAAAATGATATTCCACAAGATTTATCAGTAGAAAGGCTCGTCGGATATGGCCGTATGCCATATCATTCTTTATTGAAAAAAAATGAGGTAAAGGACCAGCAAGCAGTTGATTGGGCGTTAGCATGTACAAGTTTAAGTGAAAAGCGCCATTATGATTTATCAGCATTGTCTGGAGGGGAAAGGCAGCGCGTATGGATTGCGATGGCATTAGCCCAGCAAAGCGAGCTACTATGTTTAGATGAGCCGACAACCTATTTAGATATTTATTATCAGCTAGAGCTACTGGAGCTAGTGAAGGAACTGAATGAAAAGCACGGCTTAACGATTGTCATGGTGCTGCACGATATTAACCAAGCGATCCGCTATAGCGATCATATTATTTTAATGAGTGCAGGGCGTATCGTTGCAGAAGGAGCACCTCGCGATGTTATTACAAAAGAAACGGTGAAAGACGTATACGGAGTTGAAGCGATTTTTCATGAAGATGTAGTGCTTGGCTTGTATATGGTACCAATCGGTATTTAA